A region of Papilio machaon chromosome 14, ilPapMach1.1, whole genome shotgun sequence DNA encodes the following proteins:
- the LOC106710126 gene encoding 39S ribosomal protein L33, mitochondrial: MFLTNILLKKTKSKFIMVLMESVVSGHKFTARRERLGDKLELLRFDPYIQNESLYKERKKIRSFK; this comes from the exons atgttccTAACcaacatattattaaagaaaaccaaAAGCAA ATTCATCATGGTATTGATGGAGAGTGTGGTGTCGGGGCACAAATTCACCGCCAGAAGAGAGAGACTTGGCGATAAACTTGAACTTCTACGATTTGATCCTTata ttcAAAACGAGAGTTTGTACAAGGAAAGAAAGAAGATTAGAAGtttcaagtaa
- the LOC106710083 gene encoding 1-phosphatidylinositol 4,5-bisphosphate phosphodiesterase isoform X3, whose product MPQETVWKEGLRAITHNNKINNVCPRTSLMKHWMRLCFLTDPRGKVPVKVVARTFASGKTEKLVYQCLSELGLPSGKNEAMEKEAFTFDKFYALYHKICPRNDIEELFRSITQGKSDRINLDQFVNFLNEKQRDPRLNEILYPLYDDKRALEIITDYEQNEEAKNDKCLTKDGLIRYLMSDENAPVFLDRLDQYMDMDQPLAHYYINSSHNTYLSGRQFGGKSSVEMYRQVLLAGCRCVELDCWDGKGEDEEPIITHGMAMCTDILFRDVIYALRDTAFVTSDCPVILSFENHCCKAQQYKLAKYCDEILGDLLLKEPLPDHPLEPGQPLPPPSALKRKIMIKNKRLKPEVEKQELELFRQGQFVIEDEVKEDASAVVVPEKKPEEVVAEAAAGGEEAPPPVAYTGSTTNVHPWLSSMVNYAQPIKFQGFEEAEKKNIYHNMSSFAETTGMNYLKSQAMDFVNYNKRQMSRIYPKGTRADSSNYMPQVFWNAGCQMVSLNFQTSDLPMQLNQGKFEYNGNCGYLLKPDFMRRADRSFDPFADAPVDGVIAAQCSVQVIAGQFLSDKKVGTYVEVDMYGLPSDTIRKEFRTRMVPANGLNPVYNEEPFLFRKVVLPDLAVLRFGVYDESGKLLGQRILPLDGLQAGYRHISLRTEANFPMSLPMLFANIELKIYVPDGFEDFMAALSDPRAFMGAAKERTDNMKAMGIEESAPEKKVTIEEKKEEPPLVFEPITVESLRQEKGFLKTGRKQQKELETMRKRHAKEKMAMQKQQCAALEKMIKGKNKEQLSGDAAFRTLVTEQSAAWSELVGRQRVEEWASARTRLHEQRDLLRKMMEQTQLAQMKQLEAKHDRELKEMNARQAKISMETSKEVANDKTLKTKQEKDRRLREKKQNNTKKFMDERKTQIIKHTREKEKLKGTHDKQLEELSKDVDNLIEMYKMEESEFEMATKTEFLA is encoded by the exons TTGGATGCGGCTTTGCTTCCTGACGGATCCGCGCGGCAAGGTTCCAGTAAAAGTGGTGGCCCGTACATTCGCCTCGGGCAAGACAGAGAAGCTGGTCTACCAGTGCTTGTCCGAGCTAGGCCTGCCTTCCGGCAAGAACGAAGCCATGGAGAAGGAAGCATTCACCTTCGACAAGTTCTATGCGTTATATCACAAGATCTGTCCCAGGAATGATATCGAAGAATTATTTAGATCCAT TACACAAGGCAAATCGGACCGCATCAATCTGGACCAGTTCGTGAACTTCCTGAACGAGAAGCAACGCGACCCGCGTCTCAACGAGATCCTGTACCCGTTGTACGACGACAAGCGCGCGCTAGAGATCATCACTGACTACGAGCAGAACGAGGAAGCCAAGAATGATA AATGTCTGACAAAGGACGGTCTGATCCGGTACCTGATGTCGGACGAGAACGCGCCAGTGTTCCTGGACAGACTGGACCAGTACATGGACATGGACCAGCCACTGGCTCATTACTACATCAACTCCTCGCACAACACCTACCTCTCCGGACGACAGTTCGGCGGCAAGAGCTCCGTCGAGATGTACCGACAGGTCCTGCTAGCGGGCTGCCG TTGCGTGGAGCTGGACTGCTGGGACGGCAAGGGGGAGGACGAGGAGCCCATCATCACTCACGGCATGGCGATGTGCACCGACATCCTCTTCCGTGACGTCATCTACGCGCTGCGAGACACCGCATTCGTGACGTCAGACTGCCCCGTCATACTCTCCTTCGAGAACCACTGCTGCAAGGCGCAGCAGTACAAGCTCGCCAAGTACTGCGACGAGATCCTCGGAGACCTGCTCCTCAAGGAGCCCCTCCCTGACCACCCG TTGGAGCCTGGTCAGCCGCTGCCGCCACCATCAGCGCTGAAGAGGAAGATCATGATCAAGAATAAGCGGCTCAAGCCTGAAGTGGAGAAGCAGGAGCTGGAACTCTTCAGACAGGGACAGTTCGTCATCGAAGATGAAGTCAAAGAGGATGCATCTGCTGTGGTTGTGCCGGAGAAGAAG CCGGAGGAGGTGGTGGCGGAGGCTGCGGCGGGCGGGGAGGAGGCGCCGCCCCCAGTGGCCTACACCGGCTCCACCACCAACGTGCACCCCTGGCTCTCCTCCATGGTCAACTACGCGCAGCCAATCAAGTTCCAGGGCTTCGAGGAGGCCGAGA AGAAGAACATCTACCACAACATGTCTTCTTTCGCGGAGACAACAGGCATGAACTACCTCAAGTCTCAGGCCATGGACTTTGTCAACTACAACAAGAGGCAGATGTCTCGTATCTATCCCAAGGGAACGCGAGCTGACTCCTCCAACTACATGCCACAG GTGTTCTGGAACGCGGGGTGTCAGATGGTGTCGCTGAACTTCCAGACGTCAGACCTGCCGATGCAGCTGAACCAGGGCAAGTTCGAGTACAACGGCAACTGCGGCTACCTCCTCAAGCCTGACTTCATGCGCCGCGCAGACCGCAGCTTTGACCCCTTCGCTGATGCCCCCGTTGATGGTGTCATCGCCGCGCAATGCTCCGTGCAG GTGATAGCGGGTCAGTTCTTGTCAGACAAGAAGGTGGGCACTTACGTGGAGGTGGACATGTACGGTCTACCCTCTGACACCATCAGGAAGGAGTTCCGCACACGCATGGTGCCCGCCAACGGTCTCAATCCCGTCTACAATGAGGAGCCATTCCTCTTTCGTAAG GTGGTGCTGCCGGACCTGGCGGTGCTGAGGTTCGGGGTGTACGACGAGAGCGGCAAGCTGCTGGGTCAGCGCATCCTGCCGCTGGACGGGCTGCAGGCGGGCTACCGGCACATCTCACTGCGCACTGAGGCCAACTTCCCCATGTCCCTGCCCATGCTCTTCGCCAACATAGAGCTCAAGATATACGTACCTGATGGCTTCGAAG ATTTCATGGCGGCGTTGTCGGACCCGCGCGCGTTCATGGGCGCGGCCAAGGAGCGCACTGACAACATGAAGGCCATGGGAATTGAGGAGAGCGCACCTGAGAAGAAGGTCACCATCGAGGAGAAGAAAGAAG AGCCGCCATTAGTGTTCGAACCTATAACCGTGGAGTCGCTGCGACAAGAGAAGGGCTTCCTGAAGACTGGTCGTAAGCAGCAGAAGGAGTTGGAGACGATGCGCAAACGGCACGCCAAGGAGAAGATGGCCATGCAGAAGCAGCAGTGCGCCGCGCTAGAGAAGATGATCAAGGGGAAGAA CAAGGAGCAGCTGAGCGGGGACGCAGCATTCCGCACGCTGGTGACGGAGCAGTCGGCGGCGTGGAGCGAGCTGGTGGGGAGACAGAGAGTGGAGGAGTGGGCCAGCGCCCGCACCAGGCTGCACGAGCAGCGCGACCTCCTGCGCAAGATGATGGAGCAGACGCAGCTCGCGCAGATGAAGCAGCTCGAGGCCAAGCACGACAG AGAGTTAAAGGAAATGAACGCTCGCCAAGCCAAGATCAGCATGGAGACCAGCAAGGAGGTCGCCAACGACAAGACCTTGAAGACCAAGCAGGAGAAAGACCGGAGACTGCGCGAGAAGAAGCAGAACAACACTAAAAAGTTCATGGACGAGAGGAAG acTCAGATAATAAAGCACACCCGTGAGAAGGAGAAGCTGAAAGGTACACACGACAAACAACTGGAAGAACTCTCCAAGGACGTAGATAAT CTGATCGAGATGTACAAAATGGAGGAGTCAGAGTTCGAGATGGCGACCAAGACGGAGTTCCTCGCATGA
- the LOC106710135 gene encoding ELAV-like protein 1 gives MLTNDMNMENGGGDANPNVSATKLMVNYIPELMTRDMMYALFSAMGKIESCKLIANRGYGFVEYEKHEDAEKARAAFNGLLMQGKTLKVSFALLNPENKVSHKPDTESNLYISNLPPDMTVERLNSLFCQFGHITTSRVSQGIGFVCFETRQQAEDAIQHMNGQAPFPGAGNMLVKFANKPNNNKNGPRSIQRVVSTSTIAYNGAAVFNGSTPTFNGTNLSAAFGARPGSFGPGFPQASPPPLLPSPGKALPFINKGQQRFNPMAATNHSPLPLLGAPASPVPLLGAAGPHQTTVYVYNIGEDTEELALWQLFGPYGAIDSIKVIKDPETKKNKGFAFVNMREYDEAAMAIQALNGFTLNGQVLSVSFKTQKRST, from the coding sequence ATGTTAACGAACGACATGAATATGGAGAATGGCGGCGGCGACGCTAATCCCAATGTGTCAGCGACCAAACTCATGGTCAATTATATACCAGAGCTAATGACTCGCGATATGATGTACGCATTGTTTTCGGCAATGGGTAAGATTGAAAGTTGTAAGTTGATCGCCAACAGAGGTTACGGTTTCGTCGAATATGAAAAACACGAGGATGCAGAGAAGGCGCGGGCTGCTTTTAACGGACTGCTCATGCAaggaaaaactttaaaagtttCCTTCGCCCTACTCAACCCGGAAAACAAGGTCAGCCACAAACCAGACACGGAATCAAATCTATACATAAGCAATTTACCCCCAGACATGACAGTGGAGAGACTTAACAGCTTATTCTGCCAGTTTGGTCATATAACTACGAGTCGAGTGTCGCAGGGGATTGGTTTCGTTTGCTTCGAGACTCGGCAGCAGGCGGAGGACGCTATACAGCACATGAACGGACAGGCGCCTTTCCCCGGCGCAGGCAATATGCTCGTCAAATTCGCCAACAAGccaaacaataacaaaaacgGTCCGCGCTCTATTCAGAGAGTGGTGAGCACGTCGACGATTGCGTACAACGGCGCCGCCGTGTTCAACGGTTCCACGCCCACCTTCAACGGCACGAACCTGAGCGCGGCGTTCGGTGCACGGCCCGGGAGCTTCGGGCCGGGGTTCCCTCAGGCGTCGCCGCCACCACTGCTTCCCTCGCCGGGCAAGGCGCTACCCTTCATCAACAAGGGTCAGCAGCGCTTTAACCCGATGGCGGCGACGAACCACTCGCCGCTGCCACTGCTTGGTGCGCCGGCGAGCCCCGTGCCGCTGCTGGGCGCGGCGGGCCCGCACCAGACCACAGTGTACGTATACAACATCGGTGAGGACACGGAGGAGCTGGCGCTGTGGCAGCTGTTCGGCCCTTACGGCGCCATCGACTCCATTAAGGTTATCAAAGACCCCGAGACTAAGAAAAACAAAGGTTTCGCGTTCGTTAACATGCGAGAGTACGATGAGGCCGCGATGGCCATCCAGGCGCTGAACGGGTTCACGCTCAACGGGCAGGTTCTCTCGGTTAGCTTTAAGACGCAGAAGAGGAGCACCTAG